The proteins below come from a single Sphingomicrobium sediminis genomic window:
- a CDS encoding asparagine synthase-related protein has protein sequence MLGPDAKTLSDEALLRTAIERSGLSALSRPLGPLAIAWWNEDELILYRDATGRLPLYVRIAGEQTAFSHSALELAQAVGKPRIDKDWLAAYLLTLPERGPRSPFQGVSRVPPGHVMRVRRDGTYRLDRWWQPDLDTVDVGFEDAVREGERLLDRALSPDRDLPLTLSAGVDSNVLLSRLAAMGVDVEAMTASPASDPDPWDGGWTDEGPLAAQAMEALGGSVHHQMRVAPTGLREAIAWGFDAAEQPMYNPSNLGWTDALGELASGLRRQAYLIGTAGNFTLGHGGLDRIEILGQQRDWAALASIFWQSRGHGLRSTLKAYPPGPLRPIFARKSAQRHVAAVMANRNSTTVMDALWPEIHAGHLVDRPDDGIGDPSRRLNDFVLHRDPGAYSLMSVRRHGTLGIDPYANPALVEYAMRLPNHVFTNGNGTRRLQRAMLDERLPSAIRDMEGRGVQGSDWRWAARRDVGLMKSVIDRIEDGHRGADLFDTVRLRALHSAWPAAGWRDKAQVMAYRVHLQRALTSAAFAQWVEEL, from the coding sequence TTGCTCGGCCCCGATGCGAAGACATTGTCGGACGAAGCGCTGCTTCGCACGGCGATCGAGCGCAGCGGCCTGTCGGCGCTGTCCCGGCCGCTGGGCCCGTTGGCCATTGCATGGTGGAACGAGGATGAGCTCATCCTCTATCGCGATGCGACGGGGCGACTGCCGCTCTACGTCCGGATCGCGGGAGAGCAGACCGCCTTTTCGCATAGCGCGCTGGAGCTGGCGCAGGCCGTCGGAAAGCCGCGGATCGACAAGGATTGGCTCGCCGCCTACCTGCTGACCCTCCCCGAGCGAGGGCCGCGGTCACCCTTCCAAGGCGTATCGCGGGTGCCGCCCGGTCATGTGATGCGGGTGCGGCGCGACGGTACCTACCGCCTTGATCGCTGGTGGCAGCCCGATCTCGACACGGTGGACGTGGGGTTCGAGGATGCAGTGCGCGAAGGCGAGCGGCTGCTCGACCGCGCCTTGTCGCCCGACCGCGACCTTCCGCTCACTCTGTCAGCCGGCGTCGACAGCAATGTCCTGTTGAGCCGCCTCGCCGCGATGGGCGTGGACGTAGAAGCGATGACCGCCTCGCCCGCCAGCGACCCCGATCCATGGGATGGAGGCTGGACCGACGAGGGGCCGCTTGCGGCGCAGGCGATGGAAGCGCTGGGCGGATCGGTCCACCACCAGATGCGCGTCGCGCCGACGGGCCTGCGCGAAGCCATCGCCTGGGGCTTCGATGCCGCCGAGCAGCCCATGTACAATCCGTCCAACCTCGGCTGGACCGACGCACTTGGCGAGCTGGCGAGCGGACTGCGTCGACAAGCCTATCTGATCGGGACGGCGGGCAATTTCACCCTCGGCCATGGCGGGCTCGACCGCATCGAAATACTCGGGCAGCAGCGCGATTGGGCGGCGCTAGCCTCGATCTTCTGGCAGTCGCGCGGTCACGGCCTGCGCTCCACGCTCAAAGCCTATCCGCCGGGGCCACTGCGTCCCATATTCGCGCGCAAGTCGGCGCAGCGCCATGTCGCCGCCGTCATGGCCAATCGAAATTCCACCACGGTGATGGATGCGCTCTGGCCGGAAATCCATGCTGGCCATCTCGTCGACCGCCCAGACGACGGCATTGGCGACCCGTCGCGCCGCCTCAACGATTTCGTGCTGCACCGCGACCCCGGCGCCTATTCGCTCATGTCGGTGCGCCGCCACGGCACGTTGGGGATCGACCCTTATGCCAATCCTGCTCTCGTCGAATATGCCATGCGCCTGCCCAACCATGTCTTCACCAACGGCAATGGCACGCGGCGCCTCCAGCGCGCCATGCTTGACGAGCGACTGCCAAGCGCGATCCGCGACATGGAAGGGCGCGGCGTGCAGGGCTCCGACTGGCGTTGGGCCGCGCGGCGCGATGTCGGGCTGATGAAGAGCGTGATCGATCGGATCGAGGATGGGCATCGCGGTGCCGACCTGTTCGACACGGTCCGGCTTCGCGCTCTGCATAGCGCCTGGCCCGCAGCAGGCTGGCGCGACAAGGCGCAGGTCATGGCCTATCGCGTGCACCTGCAACGCGCGCTCACCAGCGCGGCCTTCGCGCAATGGGTCGAGGAATTGTGA
- a CDS encoding ATP-binding cassette domain-containing protein: MAKAGRLLVDDLKSRLGGRLYLLLALMLVASIAEGLGLLLLVPVLAALGGDVPEWVPELPSVPVLLGLFLGAMVLRSLLLYARDRVQARIDNDYVGLLKTDLAAALARLGWARASRIGQARMQQYWNADIVRTGVAVMQALSIAVSLVFLAVQGLIALAIAPRFALLAAMLLGLSIAVSWRWIAGSQRGGADLLAAVEDANRTGFSFHAGLKAALAEGRTDRFLDRYGEAVRIEQERWVALDLMRARARLASTITSVVALVAILFAGLVWLDIAPAILALLVILLARMMGPARQAVEALQGFWANAPAFLPIAELLAEAGRDPGGTASSLPAATRHWSKLEADDLNIGDQADPFGPYDLHIDAGEWVAIAGPSGSGKTLLIDTLTGLLSPVSGTIRLDGEPVLLGVLDGWREGVAYVGQDDAMLGDTPRDMLGLEPGETPTDLDGHIDDVGLRDLIDRLPAGLDTHVGDRGAKLAGGERRRLAILRALLRQPKLLILDEATVALDLQAESLLLARLRAAQPDMSLLFVSHRPQSLTFMDRVVEIG; encoded by the coding sequence ATGGCCAAAGCGGGGCGCCTGCTGGTCGACGACCTCAAATCGCGCCTCGGCGGGCGGCTCTATCTGTTGCTTGCGCTGATGCTGGTCGCCTCGATTGCCGAGGGTTTGGGGCTGCTGTTGCTCGTCCCGGTCCTTGCGGCCCTGGGCGGCGACGTGCCCGAATGGGTCCCCGAATTGCCAAGCGTGCCCGTTCTGCTAGGCCTCTTCCTCGGCGCGATGGTGCTGCGCAGCCTGCTGCTCTACGCCCGCGACCGCGTGCAGGCCCGCATCGACAATGATTATGTAGGCTTGCTCAAGACCGACCTTGCCGCCGCGCTCGCGCGGCTCGGTTGGGCGCGCGCCAGCCGCATCGGGCAGGCGCGCATGCAGCAATATTGGAATGCCGATATCGTGCGCACGGGCGTCGCCGTGATGCAGGCGCTGAGCATTGCAGTGTCGCTCGTCTTCCTCGCGGTGCAGGGCCTCATCGCGCTGGCCATCGCGCCGCGCTTCGCCTTGCTGGCCGCGATGTTGCTGGGCCTCAGCATTGCGGTGAGCTGGCGCTGGATCGCGGGCAGCCAACGCGGCGGTGCGGACCTGCTCGCGGCGGTCGAGGATGCCAATCGCACCGGCTTTTCCTTCCATGCAGGCCTCAAGGCCGCGTTGGCCGAAGGGCGGACCGACCGTTTCCTCGACCGTTATGGCGAGGCCGTGCGGATCGAACAGGAACGCTGGGTCGCTCTTGACCTCATGCGCGCCCGCGCCCGTCTCGCCTCCACCATCACCTCCGTCGTGGCGCTCGTCGCCATCCTGTTTGCAGGTCTCGTTTGGTTGGACATCGCGCCTGCAATCCTCGCGTTGCTGGTGATCCTGCTCGCGCGGATGATGGGGCCGGCCCGCCAGGCGGTGGAGGCCTTGCAGGGTTTCTGGGCCAATGCGCCGGCCTTCCTGCCCATCGCCGAATTGCTGGCCGAAGCCGGGCGCGACCCCGGCGGCACCGCCTCGTCCCTGCCCGCCGCAACGCGGCACTGGTCGAAGCTTGAGGCCGACGACCTCAATATCGGCGACCAGGCCGATCCGTTCGGCCCCTACGATCTCCACATCGATGCGGGCGAGTGGGTCGCGATCGCCGGTCCCTCGGGCAGCGGCAAGACGTTGCTGATCGACACGTTGACCGGCCTGCTCTCGCCCGTGTCTGGCACCATCCGCCTCGATGGCGAGCCGGTCCTGCTGGGCGTGCTCGATGGCTGGCGCGAAGGCGTTGCCTATGTCGGTCAGGACGATGCGATGCTGGGCGACACGCCGCGTGACATGCTGGGCCTCGAGCCGGGTGAAACGCCTACCGATCTGGACGGCCATATCGACGATGTCGGCCTGCGCGACCTGATCGATCGCCTGCCCGCGGGCCTCGACACGCATGTCGGCGATCGCGGGGCCAAACTGGCGGGCGGCGAACGGCGTCGCTTGGCCATCTTGCGCGCGCTGCTTCGCCAACCCAAGCTCCTCATCCTCGACGAAGCCACGGTTGCGCTGGACCTGCAGGCCGAATCGCTTCTGCTTGCGCGACTCCGCGCCGCGCAGCCGGACATGAGCCTCCTGTTCGTCTCGCACCGGCCGCAGAGCCTGACATTTATGGACCGCGTCGTCGAAATCGGCTGA
- a CDS encoding lasso peptide biosynthesis B2 protein: protein MSGNRLPVAMLVEALASILAAAARLKTSSFEQLVPTSQVDGATGISKAEASQIERAIDGWARRLPGKPACFIQGLAATAMLRRRGYLATLHYGSRRGDAGLEAHVWVSSGGEPVIGHRNADQFAELSLFPSSG from the coding sequence GTGAGCGGAAACCGCCTCCCCGTTGCGATGCTGGTTGAGGCGCTGGCGTCGATCCTTGCCGCTGCGGCTCGGCTCAAGACCTCGTCTTTCGAACAGTTGGTCCCGACGTCGCAGGTCGATGGCGCGACGGGCATTTCGAAGGCAGAGGCCAGCCAGATCGAACGTGCGATCGACGGCTGGGCGCGGCGCTTGCCCGGCAAGCCAGCCTGCTTCATCCAGGGTCTTGCTGCCACCGCCATGCTGCGGCGGCGCGGCTATCTAGCGACATTGCATTACGGCTCGCGCCGCGGCGACGCGGGGCTGGAAGCACATGTCTGGGTATCATCGGGCGGTGAGCCGGTGATCGGCCACCGCAACGCCGATCAGTTCGCCGAACTCTCGCTATTCCCCTCTTCGGGGTAG
- a CDS encoding ABC transporter permease codes for MTGWTLAKRDLKGGLGGLGLLFACLLLAVAGLAAVLSLVSAMDRAIEGNARELLGGDIIVNQSMRPATEAELAAMEEYGEVSESIGTRAMLRYEGETALIDLRAVDDAFPLAGSIGIVGDGAAPTDGNGIAIGRDISTRLSIGVGDTVSVGRADYRITAIVDRLPGGTFLFAPPALMTLDGIDRSQLVVPGSLVDYQYRLALDDPTDPRASVDALVEKLEPIGWESGTRDGAAGGTQRFVETTGDMLLFIAIAALGIGALGIGSAMRAFAASRRATVARLKLVGATKGPLGNMLALEILIVTLAALIPGLALGALAPIIVGAAVGDQLPITPDPGPHLDALGLAAAVGLMVTLAASWRPVVTALRTPPRDMLRASDGASDPERRWSDWLVPILASLGAVILLLVSAGEPMLAAISIAALTVLAIFFAFLGWLVQRLARALRHRGGPVVRLGIAALDRPGNATKRLTVSLGLGLSILVALAAGGQSILAELDGSIPNRAPSHFIVDIPRDEGDALEELVDDFAPGADLRMVSSLRGSIVAVDGIAVEDLPEDRRSWLVRGDRGLTYATDIPQGNRITEGEWWDASYDGVPLVSIEDEAARDLGVGVGDTLTFSIAGREIQAEIASLREVDWQSFGFNFGIVFAPGTLENAPHTLMATVSPGDAGMTDGFERALGERLPMATAISVSDVLAEVRSILTALDAAIRIATLLAIGIGVVVLAGSVVATRAARARDIVLLRLVGGRPRQLVASQLIEFAILSIVAVSLAFGIGLGLAWWALDGNFELPFRPDTPQLVVMAVAAVGVAVLAAMVAVRPALSRTPAEALRIR; via the coding sequence GTGACCGGCTGGACGCTCGCAAAACGCGATTTGAAGGGCGGGCTTGGCGGGCTCGGCCTGCTTTTTGCCTGCCTGTTGCTTGCTGTGGCGGGGCTTGCCGCCGTTCTCAGCCTTGTCTCGGCCATGGACCGCGCAATCGAGGGCAATGCGCGCGAGCTCCTGGGCGGCGATATCATTGTCAACCAGTCGATGCGGCCCGCTACCGAGGCCGAGCTGGCAGCCATGGAGGAATATGGCGAGGTCAGCGAAAGTATCGGGACCCGCGCGATGCTGCGCTACGAGGGCGAGACTGCGCTCATCGACCTGCGCGCCGTCGACGACGCCTTTCCGCTGGCTGGCAGCATCGGCATTGTCGGTGACGGCGCAGCGCCGACCGACGGCAACGGCATTGCCATCGGGCGCGATATCTCGACGCGTCTTTCGATCGGTGTCGGCGACACGGTCTCTGTCGGGCGGGCCGACTACCGGATCACTGCAATCGTCGACCGGCTTCCCGGCGGCACTTTCCTGTTCGCCCCGCCGGCATTGATGACGTTGGACGGGATCGACCGCAGCCAGCTGGTCGTGCCGGGCAGCCTCGTTGACTATCAGTATCGTCTTGCGCTCGACGACCCCACCGACCCGCGCGCCAGCGTCGATGCCTTGGTCGAGAAATTAGAGCCGATCGGCTGGGAAAGCGGCACTCGCGATGGTGCCGCCGGCGGCACGCAGCGCTTCGTTGAGACGACGGGCGACATGCTCCTGTTCATCGCCATTGCCGCGCTCGGCATTGGTGCGCTGGGGATTGGTAGCGCGATGCGCGCCTTCGCCGCCTCGCGCCGCGCCACGGTCGCGCGACTGAAGCTGGTTGGCGCCACCAAGGGCCCGCTTGGCAACATGCTCGCGCTCGAAATCCTCATCGTGACGCTTGCGGCGCTCATCCCGGGCCTCGCACTCGGCGCGCTCGCGCCGATCATTGTCGGCGCTGCGGTCGGCGACCAATTGCCGATCACCCCCGATCCGGGGCCGCACCTCGATGCGCTCGGCCTTGCTGCAGCCGTTGGCCTGATGGTGACGCTCGCGGCCAGTTGGCGTCCGGTGGTCACTGCGCTGCGCACGCCGCCGCGCGACATGCTGCGCGCCAGCGACGGGGCGAGCGACCCTGAGCGCCGCTGGAGCGACTGGCTGGTGCCCATCCTCGCCAGCCTCGGTGCCGTCATCCTGCTGCTTGTCTCTGCCGGTGAGCCGATGCTGGCGGCCATCTCAATCGCAGCGCTTACCGTGCTCGCCATCTTTTTCGCCTTTCTCGGCTGGCTGGTGCAGCGGCTGGCCCGCGCACTTCGACATCGTGGCGGCCCCGTCGTGCGGCTCGGCATCGCGGCACTCGACAGGCCGGGCAATGCGACCAAGCGGCTTACGGTCAGTCTTGGCCTCGGCCTCTCGATCCTCGTCGCCCTGGCAGCGGGCGGCCAATCCATCCTTGCCGAACTGGACGGCTCGATTCCCAATCGCGCGCCGTCCCACTTCATCGTCGATATTCCGCGCGACGAAGGCGATGCGCTCGAGGAGCTGGTCGACGATTTCGCGCCCGGTGCCGATCTGCGCATGGTCTCTTCGCTGCGCGGGTCGATCGTCGCGGTCGACGGTATCGCGGTCGAGGACTTGCCCGAGGATCGACGCAGCTGGCTCGTCCGCGGCGACCGCGGCCTGACCTACGCGACCGACATTCCGCAGGGCAATCGCATCACCGAAGGCGAATGGTGGGACGCCTCCTATGACGGCGTGCCCTTGGTCAGCATCGAGGATGAGGCCGCGCGCGACCTTGGCGTCGGCGTCGGCGACACGCTGACTTTTTCCATCGCCGGACGCGAAATCCAGGCCGAGATCGCATCCTTGCGCGAAGTCGACTGGCAGAGCTTCGGCTTCAATTTCGGGATCGTCTTCGCGCCCGGCACGCTGGAAAATGCGCCGCACACGCTGATGGCGACCGTCAGCCCTGGCGATGCCGGCATGACCGACGGGTTCGAACGGGCGCTGGGCGAGCGCTTGCCGATGGCAACCGCCATTTCGGTGTCCGATGTGCTTGCCGAAGTGCGCTCGATCCTCACCGCGCTCGACGCCGCGATCCGCATCGCGACCCTGCTCGCCATCGGTATCGGGGTGGTCGTGCTTGCCGGGTCGGTCGTCGCCACCCGCGCGGCGCGCGCCCGCGACATCGTCCTGTTGCGCCTGGTCGGTGGGCGTCCCCGCCAGCTGGTCGCCAGCCAGCTGATCGAGTTTGCCATCCTCTCGATCGTCGCGGTCAGCCTGGCCTTCGGCATCGGCCTCGGTCTTGCATGGTGGGCACTCGACGGCAATTTCGAATTGCCCTTCAGGCCCGACACGCCGCAGCTGGTCGTGATGGCCGTCGCCGCGGTCGGCGTCGCCGTGCTTGCGGCGATGGTGGCGGTCCGCCCGGCCTTGTCGCGCACCCCGGCAGAAGCCCTGCGAATCCGCTAA
- a CDS encoding peptidylprolyl isomerase → MMLSLLPLLLALGAQDADPPVPAMSPSEIVENSHPSAWRQVAPDHLLIMTLSGDREVVIELNSRFAPRHVLNIQRFAENGWWFDGTVYRVQDNYVAQWGIGDAEKDMPDGVVENPPEEYVTSIEGIRARGLGSPDSYAATAGFVDGWPVALYRDGTASLTHCYGTVGVARGLHPQTGSGSELYAIIGHAPRHLDRNIAIVGRVIDGIEHLSSLPRGSGTLGFYEANETPTEIDRVILASMLPEEERPSYEVMIETSDEFGDYVRARANRSGDFFRVPARGVDLCNVQVPIREVGED, encoded by the coding sequence ATGATGCTTTCGCTGCTGCCCCTCCTGCTCGCACTAGGCGCGCAGGATGCCGACCCGCCCGTCCCGGCCATGAGCCCCAGCGAAATCGTCGAGAATTCGCATCCCTCCGCTTGGCGCCAGGTCGCGCCCGACCACCTGCTCATCATGACCCTGTCAGGAGATCGCGAGGTCGTCATCGAGCTCAACAGCCGCTTCGCCCCGCGCCATGTTCTCAACATCCAGCGCTTCGCCGAAAATGGCTGGTGGTTCGACGGCACCGTCTATCGCGTGCAGGACAATTATGTCGCGCAATGGGGCATCGGCGATGCCGAAAAAGACATGCCCGACGGCGTCGTCGAAAACCCGCCCGAGGAATATGTCACGTCGATCGAGGGCATCCGCGCACGCGGCCTTGGTTCGCCCGACTCCTATGCCGCAACCGCAGGCTTCGTCGATGGCTGGCCTGTCGCGCTGTATCGCGACGGCACTGCCAGCCTGACCCATTGCTACGGCACCGTCGGAGTCGCGCGTGGCCTGCATCCGCAGACGGGATCGGGCAGCGAGCTTTACGCGATCATCGGCCATGCGCCGCGCCATCTCGACCGCAACATCGCGATCGTCGGCCGCGTCATTGATGGGATTGAGCATCTCTCCTCGCTACCGCGCGGGTCGGGTACGCTCGGCTTTTACGAGGCAAATGAGACGCCGACCGAGATCGACCGCGTCATCCTTGCCAGTATGCTGCCGGAAGAAGAGCGCCCGTCCTATGAAGTGATGATCGAGACGAGCGACGAATTCGGGGATTATGTGCGGGCGCGGGCCAATCGCAGCGGCGATTTCTTCCGCGTGCCGGCGCGCGGCGTGGACCTTTGCAACGTGCAGGTGCCGATCCGCGAGGTCGGCGAAGACTAA
- a CDS encoding PqqD family protein, whose translation MQKANPSLSLDDRVARNAAIPTGEVDHELMALDPKAGEVYGLDAIGTEIWKSIEGETRIGDIVDRMLDEFDVDRATCEADTLSFLDELLAANMILKVDA comes from the coding sequence ATGCAAAAGGCGAACCCTTCCCTGTCGCTCGACGACCGCGTGGCCCGCAATGCGGCCATTCCGACCGGCGAAGTCGATCATGAATTGATGGCGCTCGATCCCAAGGCCGGCGAGGTGTACGGCCTCGACGCCATCGGTACCGAGATCTGGAAGAGCATCGAGGGCGAGACGCGGATCGGCGATATTGTCGATCGCATGTTGGACGAGTTCGACGTCGACAGGGCGACCTGCGAGGCTGACACCCTGTCTTTCCTGGACGAATTGCTCGCGGCCAACATGATTCTGAAAGTCGACGCCTGA